Part of the Opisthocomus hoazin isolate bOpiHoa1 chromosome 5, bOpiHoa1.hap1, whole genome shotgun sequence genome, GAGGGTGGGGGTCAGCATTCAAGGGGATGGAGCCAGTTCCCGGGAGGGCACCAGAAAGTTAAACAAGGTTGCCAGATCTCACGATTTCAATGCAAACCCTAAAATACAATGTACTTTACCTGAAGCCTCAGCTCCTGAAGGCAAGCAAGTGCAATTAGCAATGCTTTCTAAGCAAAGGAATACATTTGTCTCTGAATGTGACTATTGCCCTTGAGGTATGTATTTAGTTGCATTTATGTGGCCTTTGGTCAGTAAAATGCTCCAAGAATTTACTTATACTCAAATCAGATGTGTTTCTCAGCATTTTTGGCATGGCACCAAGACTgagttttaattattttacttGGACATAATTTAGGCAGTGGTCTTTGCCACTTTACTTTCCATCTGGGTTTCCACTTAAGTGACacgaaaataaaaaagaagtctcTATTACGATCCTTCCTGGCAAAGGTTAGCACTGAGTGGCATCTGCAGTAAACAGACTGACAGAtttctgctcctctctccctgcttctCGTTTTGTCTCTGTGCTGGACAAGGTCCCACCTCTCCCACGGCTGCCACCAGCTCCCCTCTGGGCACCCCCGTGCCGCCTGCCAGCCCCACCGGCATCGTGGCAACGCCGGCACCGCAGCCAGGTTTCGGTGTCAGGCCAGACGCCCACCCCGTTGCTGAGCCGAAGCAGCCAGCCCGGCCATCGCGGGCCGTGTCCGGTGAGAGTGGCGAGTCCAGCGGCCGGGGGCCGGAGCCATCCCTCCCCACCCGAGACACCTCCCAAGGCGTCCGCCGTGCCAGATTCCTCTCCTGGGACAACGCCTCCAGCTACAGCACCTCCGAGGGGTAAACGAGGGGTGTGAAGAGCTGTTTCTCCAGCCCTTTGGGGAAGACACACAGCACTAGTTTCCCTGCAGATGAGTGAGGGTCGTGCAGGACGGTGTGTGTGGCAGAGCGGGAGGCAACAGGGTGTTTGCTTGCTGACCTCTTGAGAAGTAATCCTTTGGAGATGGCACGTGACAGACAGCAACAGGGAGACAATCCAAAACTCCTAAAAACCCGATGTTGCACTGCTCAGCCCAGTGGAGGACTGGCTGAGCGGCTGGAAAATGTGATAAAAACTATTGACTGCCACAATATTCTTCtaaaagcacgtgcaaatattcAACGAAACTGTTAACTCAGCAGACCTATTTCTCCATCTGCAGGGAAAAGGAAGCAAGGATTCAAAGCAATTATGAAATTTGGGCTTGAGGATGCGTGCTCAGAAGTCTTGGAGGGTTTGGGCCGCATGAGCTTTCATGCAACCTTTCATACAGCGGGTAAAACGATGGGGGTAGGAATAAATGAACAGGCATTATTGAACATGCAGCCCGGTAGGGTCTGTGCTGCCTGTGCGCatcgcggggctgctgcggggagcagcACGCCTCTCCGgtggggcacagcccggggattCCCACGTGAGGCTCACGCCCTAACCCTGCCTTTCCTCTGTCCGCACCTTAGAGCGGGAAGCGCTGCCATCCCACGCCTGTGTTTGACGTGTGAAGAAGACAGGCAGGTAAGCAGCTGGGACGGGGAGGATGTCTTCTCCAAAGACAGAAAGGTGTGGACAAGATGAGGATAAAATCTCTCTACTGCATCACAACACCAAGCAGCCTGTGTAGGTCTCATAAGTGACTAAAACTGCAGACTGTtaagagttttaatttttttactttaactGGGCATTCGTTTTTatatctcttttttgttttctttttgagccCGCTGCCTGGGCCTTAGGAGTCCCActggaaaaataattgaaaataactTTTCCATATGCAGACAAGACTACTGGCTGCTGGATGGTACTGGGCTGGAAACGTGTGTTTTATGCCTGTGGAAGGCTGAGATGTTCCTTTCCAGAGGTGCTGGATAGGTACCACCCACGACATTCACCTGAGGACGGCCAAGGAAGCCGTGTGCTTTCTGAGGGCAGGGTCAGCCCAGGAGGCTGGATGGaccagaaaggcagagctggtggtgatggtggtggcgaTGGCAGTGGTGGTGGGGTTAGCCACAGGCGTGCACTGCACTCACCGGAGACAGCTGGAAGAGCAGGAGCCGGCAGAtgggaggagcaggcaggggcgCCTTTCAGGAAGGGGTGACCTCAGGAAAAGAAGCCCAGAAAGGTGTGAAAGGACTGCAGCCTTGGGGCTGTACGTATGGAAGGAGACGTGGGAGCTGGAAAGGGCATGCGAGGAATGAGTAAGGGGCCACACAGCAGAGAAtgaggcagaaacatttaggaaGGAGCAGAGGACAGAGAACAAGTAAAGGAGAGACGTGCAACATGAGCATGTGGCGTAGGCATGGAGAGAAGCGGAGAAATGGCAGATGGCAACTGAAGGAAAGGAAGAGTTATTGTGCAAGGCAAGACCAGAAGAGcataatgaaacaaaaatattgagAAACTAGtcaagaaaggagagaagaagtacaaaaagaaaggaaaaatgaggtGAGGTAGGGCAAGGACTTGCAGAGAAATTCCATTTTCTATCCCCTAGTCCCAAATCCTGCAGTATATTCCTACAGTATGgcatttgcattttgagagcaagtGATCCATACATGTGCAACCCTAACTTTGCCAGCCAGCTACTTTACAGCTTGCAGTTCAGCCACTGAAAGTCTTTTATTTACTACTGTATTTTACTAGCAccttcagaaactgcctcttccaCAAAGGATGCTCTGACCCTCCCCTACTTTGCTTCACAGCTCGCCAGGGCTCCTACCTCAGCTTTGTGTTCCTGTCACACCATCTTCCCAGCAAGCGTTAGATATCACTAATGATGGTAGAGGGTGAGAGTTTCTCTGGTGTAATTAATGGACGTGTGAAAAGGCCTGCtgggctggacaggctggagaggtgccaGCTACCAAGGGCCAGATCCAAATCTCAGTGGAGCCAAAGAAAAAACTCCAGTACATTTTGCAGGCTTTGGATGGGAGCTCAGGTGCACAGCGGGAATGGAAAAATTCATTGGGGGCCTCCTAAATTGTATGATTGTTTCACAGTTAGTCTTGGATGATATCTGCAGCAAAGCCTGGAGTGGCTGTCATCAGATAAAAGAAGGTGTGCAGCACCAGGCAGAGCCCCAAGAACAGGAGCACGCAAGAACAATCATTCCCACTGACATGGGTGGTTAAGCAACACGGAGAGTCAGCAGGTTTTAAACTGCCTGTGTGGACTGAGTGAGCAAGATGGGCTTTGGGGAGAGCTCACAGATTTTATGTGACTGCCCCAAACCTGTGATGCCAAAGGCCATCCCAAGTCTCCAGGGTCCCTCGGCTCCTCGGTTCGATCCATAGCCTCAGAAGGGCAATACCAAATCCCAGTGGTGATCCTAAACATGAAGCTTGGCCGGGAGGATCACGCCTATCCTTTCAGCATGACCTTGGCGTCACTCAAGGTGGGAAGTGtttattaaatgatttttttttgtgataatgATGCCTGTTAAAAATACCACCACCATGGGAGCTGCAGACCTTTACTCAGTTGAAGCAGTGACCTTCACCTCTGCCTGCATCCCTTCAACTCGCTCTGCCTTGCCCCCCTTGGACAAGCTCCCGGTGCCTTGTCCCTCCCATGGCAATTCTGGTATGGATGGAGCGGGGTTGAATCTACCTCATTTTCTAAAAGCTGCTGAGTAACCGAGGGAGGGAGCGGGGTTATTCCAAGGCCAGGGGGACACCTGGGTGTCAGAAATGCAGAGCTGAGCTGTACCATGATACAGGTAGTGAGAACCTAACCAGccccctttctcctccctcacCGCACATCTCATTGTGTTTTTGCTTTCCAAGGCCGGTACCGAGAACAGGGCCACTCTGAAAGCCTCCCCGCGTGCGACAGTGTCTCCTTCTGCCCCACAAGTACTCACTCACCTGGGTGACGCCGCTGTGACCACGGCCTGGTCTGGCGACGCCAATGCTGCCGGCAACTTATCATCGGCTTCAAGGCAAATGGCAGAAAGAAAGCCGGCACTGCAGCCAGAGGAGGCAGGCACCAGggcggaggagaaggaggaggaggaggagaaggaggcggCAGGTGAGAATACCCTGCCGTGGGTCACCAGACCAGCTCCCAAATCTGCGGTTCCTGGGAAGGGGGAAGACCCTGGCAGAGGGGGCCGGCTCCGAGCAGCCCAGCTCGGCATCCTCCTAATCTGCACTGTGGCCCTGGGCCTGGCGCTGGCAGCCGCCTTGCGCTGTGTCTGCGCCCAGCATTGCCACAAGCGGACGGAGGTCTCCTTCAGGCAGCCGGACCCTGATGTCATCG contains:
- the REELD1 gene encoding reelin domain-containing protein 1, whose translation is MEDGRRAHIGIVGWACTTLCLVSYTAAFSHGASLSACADMMPRHLREQLHSPSNYVTVHTNMSFYFPGDKVAVTVRSTRDFMGFLLQARKVSNNEIAGTFIFIPPGSKLLTCFEDGDTVTHSDKSLKRNLSFVWKAPDQPIGDIKFYISIVQTYFVYWAKIESAIVAQQGQNKTLAGHGKKPDPATPAPSQAPADPKPTGPTSPTAATSSPLGTPVPPASPTGIVATPAPQPGFGVRPDAHPVAEPKQPARPSRAVSGESGESSGRGPEPSLPTRDTSQGVRRARFLSWDNASSYSTSEGAGSAAIPRLCLTCEEDRQAGTENRATLKASPRATVSPSAPQVLTHLGDAAVTTAWSGDANAAGNLSSASRQMAERKPALQPEEAGTRAEEKEEEEEKEAAGENTLPWVTRPAPKSAVPGKGEDPGRGGRLRAAQLGILLICTVALGLALAAALRCVCAQHCHKRTEVSFRQPDPDVIAVSENGEVMHFRKVRENSFVLVQAEYNWVSPSGSGKKTVI